One window of the Tubulanus polymorphus chromosome 11, tnTubPoly1.2, whole genome shotgun sequence genome contains the following:
- the LOC141912894 gene encoding dynein regulatory complex protein 8-like, translating to MADEIVETTPVGIPGGEEQEDGQKDTKSDAEAIIYDVQMRITDAFNIFDHESNKTVDVREVGTIIRSLGCCPSEAELHDMLCEIEEEEPTGYIRFEKFLPMMTHVLMERRYKAALEDQLLKAFQVLDAESKGHITQEDLTKYMTEEGEPFTQEEMEEMLSAAVDPDQGIVLYKDFVSEMVVEET from the coding sequence atggcggacgaAATCGTAGAAACTACTCCCGTCGGCATTCCCGGAGGAGAGGAACAAGAAGATGGCCAGAAAGACACGAAATCCGACGCGGAAGCGATTATCTACGACGTGCAGATGAGAATTACCGACGCTTTCAATATATTCGACCACGAATCCAACAAAACTGTCGACGTACGCGAAGTCGGGACGATCATCCGTTCGTTGGGATGCTGCCCGAGCGAGGCCGAGCTACACGACATGCTCTGCGAAATCGAAGAGGAAGAACCGACCGGGTACATTCGTTTCGAAAAATTCCTGCCGATGATGACGCACGTATTGATGGAACGGCGATACAAGGCCGCGTTGGAAGATCAACTGTTGAAAGCGTTCCAAGTTTTGGACGCCGAATCGAAGGGACATATCACGCAAGAGGACCTGACTAAATACATGACCGAAGAGGGTGAACCGtttacacaagaagaaatggaagagatgCTATCGGCGGCCGTCGATCCGGATCAAGGAATCGTTCTATATAAAGACTTTGTATCAGAAATGGTCGTAGAAGAGACCTAG